The Salvelinus alpinus chromosome 10, SLU_Salpinus.1, whole genome shotgun sequence genome includes the window ggtatgcgtgtgtgtgcatgttggtTCCTTTGCTTGCTTCACAAGAATTTTTCACAGCTTTGTCTATCTCCTGGATTTACAGAGGCAGTCCCTAAACCACAATGACTTATTTCTGTAACTCCAACTAAACCTGTTTTTAAACACAGCCTAATGGAgattaaaagagagagagaaacagagaacacAAACAGATTGTAAAGAATGagaaagagtgaaagaaagacagagagcacaaacagattgtaaagaaagagcgagagagtgtgtgtgtgtgcgcaccacCACGTGTCCTCTGCTATGTGACATACTCATCCATTTCCATCCACAGACACAGAATCACAACCTGACGTCACCTGTAAATTGAACGGTACTATGGTAACTGTTCACTGCAGTGCTAAGGGTCCGCTGGTGGTGTACTGCTGGTCTTGGTCTAAACACCAGGGGGAGATGTGGAGCCAGGAGCAGACTGGACAGCACTACAACATCAAAGCCctagagtcagacagacagctacACCTGTAAGGCCAGAAACCAGTCAGTGAGATCACACAGACCTACAACAGCAACGACTGAAAGGCCACAGCTAAACAAGATAGATAGTATAAGCAGATATGGGCGACATCAACAACATATGTTTTTGTCCAACTGACCATCCCCAACTGTTTCTGTATTTGAGTCTCCTCGGAGTTTGATGGAAATGTATTTTTCATATCAACAATTGTATCTCTAGCTATCTCAAGATCAAATAATGATTCCAGGTAAACAAAATATTCAGATTTAGAAAGTAAGAATGGGAAAGTGTTTTTCTGAAATAGACTTTCATATGCTCCAACATACCTGGTTCTCTAGGTATGATAGGTTGAATGATATCCAGAGCAGGACAAAGAAcaggatgctgattggctgaaagccatggtatatcagatcgtataccacgggtatgaaaaaacattcatttttactgctctaattacgttggtaaccagtttataatagaaataAGTCACCTCGGGGTTtgtgttgcgtcgtgcataagaacagcccttagtcatGGTATactaaccatataccacacctccttgggCCGTATGACGtcctgcccctgagcaaggcagtttacccactgttccccaggcaccgaacacgtggatgtcgattaaatgcggaagacacatttcagttgaatgtattcagttgtacaactgactaggtatccccctttcccctttacccctttttgttcagtataaccaGATTACCCACACCAGCAAGGCTGTGATaaccagagagagtgagggagagaagcaGCCATTACTAGATGAGGCAGGATCTACTAATAACACAGGTGATGTTGTGAGTAATAACACGCTCAAACGAAATGACCAGAATCAGGGCTGGAATTCCAATGCCTTCCTGCATAGATCTCAAGTGAGGACACTGACTAAGGTATCTGGAAacggagagggggaaagagagagggaagagagtaagggaggggaggaggctaTGTCACGGGCTCATCTGACCCCTTCCAAAGCCCAGAGATGGATACAGCCTGAACCACAATCAGGATACACTGTGGGGGACAGAGGATTATGGGAATGGATCTGACCAGGAGTCACATAAGGCAATGGTCTGAGATTATGATgcagagacagggggagatgaAGAGAACGAGGGAAGACGAGATGAAGAGGctagaagagatggagaggggaaggaagagaaAACACAGGAtgaagggaaggaagaggaggaatcCAGCAGAGCCACACTCAACAGCCAGACTGACGGTCAGAGGTCTCCACCAACCCCTCAGAGAAAGAACAAATATGGAGCATCAGAGATAGAGGTGAAAGAACCTAACTCCTCCCAAACAAACACCTCCATCCTGAATTCCCATACATCAAGACCCAAGGGGGGCCCGAGTGAAAACATTTGGAAAACCCTGATCTATAAGACACTATCATGGCTATCAGATGGGTGTAGAACAAGGAAAACAAGTGAAAACAATGGAAACCTAGAGGAGCAGTGGTcaggtagacagagagggaggaacacCTGACCTATCAGGTCTGAGGAGACCCACTAACTCAGTGTCAGACAGTACAGACACTCCTGATAGAAGCAGTCCAGGATTGTCAGCTGGTCTCAGAGCCACAGCATTTAGGTACACTATCTACTCCAGTAAACTACAGTTCAGTTGCACCCTCTGGACCAGTAGACACCAGCTCAGATACAGCATGTACAGCAATAGAGAGTAGCTCAGATACTGTCTACTACATAGGGATGTATAGGTAAATCCTCTGTACCAACAGAGACCAGTACAGCTACAGAGTCTGTACTAGAGGAAACCAGTTAAAATGCATTTATTGAATATATGGTTTGTTTGATAAATATTTAGATTCTGTACAGGGAAGGTTTGTTTCTCTTCAGTAAACTCATCTCTCTTTATCTATATATTTGGAGTTATTATGTATCATGTTATTATCCTGTATGTGCTGTCATGTTTAGCCTAGGCTACTATCATTTTTATAAACTTTGAATAATGTGAATTATAATGAGATGTTGATCCATACAACAAGATGGGAAACATGTATTATATTTTGAGGAAAATATGTCtgtgtgaatgtttgtgtgtatgtctcatacagtaggcctataggtcaaTGGTTATAGGCTGGTGAATCAAAAGCCCTCAGACTCAGTGGACAGGAGGAAAATTAAATGAACTATAGTTATTAAGTTAACTTTGAATATTACAGCATTGACAacttttgttacattatagcacAGTGATCCTATCAATTATAAATTATAAAGGAATATTCCAGACgtggttagattttttttttttcaattaaaGTTATTATAGCATATCAACATAATGCAATGTGTTGGTATACAGTGTGATTGTATTTCAGCTATTAAACATGATTTACAAGTCAAATGGAACGTTATTTTCAACCAAGTGGTCATGACTTcagaggaaggaagagggaggaacTAAAATCCACATTTTACTTTCACTTTCACAGCCTCGGTAGGCTAGGTTATGAACGTCACACTGTTTTAGCATATCTCATTTGAacttacttttatttattatataaATAAACGAACGAACTAACAAAGATGTCTAAACTAACACTTATCAGATTGTGCTTCTGGCTTTATCTGGTGCGAACGGTGGTCTCCGAAGGTAAGTTGAATCGACTGGCGGGCCGAACGTAGCGTTTGGCCTACCTAATATTTGTTAGGCTACTTGTTTGCTATTGTGTGCTAGTTGTATAGCCTAGTCTACAACATCACATCATAATATTTGATTATCAAGAACAGTGGGTGAACAATGAACAATACAATATGTTAGATCACGCGCCTTATGAACACTGCGCTGCAGCCGCCGAGTGGGATTCATATCAAAGAAAATAAGAAACATGGCAATCTGAAATCATAAACGACATTATGGAGTGATGGACATAGCCTAAACACGCTCTTCATATTGAAGAATGGTTTTAAACGACGTCTATGTGGTTTACGTTACGGACCGCACCCTTCATTTTCCGTTTAGCTACACACAGAGCCAACTTCAGGAAGTTATCAGATGTTGAATCCTGGCCTAACCAAGGCTAAAACCTACAGAAGGGTCTGCGTGATCATGGCAGGCCCGGCGTTATGAGCGAGCCTTAGGGGGGCCcatccaaataaaatattgaaatatttatCATTTATTTGACTGAGACGCACGCCGAAAGAAAGAGCCATCAATCTCAGATAAAgaatccgagcgagcgaaacagcgcccctctgtctctgtatgtgtaaacaatgtatctgatgctgtctggacaaaaagagtatggcatgtcatactatttctgtccagacagcatcagatatgtGGGCTACATATAGTAAGAGAGATAGGGGCCTGTTTCGCTGTTTCTGTTTTTGCCTTCTcaacaagctgcttgcctattgtcctgtagcccatcccagccttgtgcaggtctacaattttatccctgatgtccttacacagctctctggtcttggccattgtggagaggttggagtctgtttgattgagtgtgtggacaggtgtcttttatacaggtaacgggttcaaacaggtgcagttaatacaggtaatgagtggagaacaggagggcttcttaaagaaaaacgaacaggtctgtgagagacggaattcttactggttggtaggtgatcaaatacttatgtcatgcaataaaatgcaaatgaattacttaaaaatcatacaatgtgattttctggatttttgttttagattccgtctctcacagttgaagtgtacctatgataaaaattacagacatctacatgctttgtaagtaggaaaacctgcaaaatcggcagtctatcaaatacttgttctccccactgtatatgtcactggtcatccccaaagccaacacctactttggccgcctttccttccagttctctgctgcctatgactggaacgaattgcaaaaatcaatgaagttggagacttatatctccctcactaactttaagcgtcagctgtcagagcagcttaccgatcactgcagctgtacacagcccatctgtaaatagcccatccaacaaactacctatctcatccccatatttgtttttatttttctgctcttttgcacaccagtatttctacttgcacatcctcatctgcacatctatcactccagtgtaaattgctaaattgtaattacttcgccactattggcctatttattgccttacctccatgctttatttgcacacactgtatacagatttttctattgtgttattgactgtacgtttgtttattccatgtgtaactctgtgttgttgatttttttcgcactgctttgctttatcttggccaggtcgcagttgtaaatgagaacttgttttcaactggcctacttggttaaataaaggtgaaataatataaaaaatataacccACAACAGTCTATATAACACAGCAGTCTATATAACACAACAGACAGCAGTCTTTATACTGCAACAGTCTTTATACCGCAACAGTTTGTATACCGCACAACAGTCTATATACCGCACAACAGTCTATATAATGCACAATAGTCGATATAACACAACAGTCTATATAACGTAGCAATTTGTgacaaaccatcagtagagttgaaaatgcgatggaacccatttaaatttgtatttttcatttggtacatgggaatttatctgcaaaagttatttttatgtaaagtgaaagggaagggggatacctagtcagttgtacaactgaatgtattcaactgaaatgtgtcttccgcatttaacccaacccctctgaatcagagaggtatgGAGGGCTATGTACACTACCTCATCACTCAAAGACTTTTACCATCAAAAAGTCAGTCTGATGGAAACatatctctggtgggaaaatgtgattattgttttatgcagattttagaataatatcatgaaaatctgtcgcagattggatggaaacctagctagtgatatGATAGTGAACAGGGTGTAGACAAAGACTTTTTAATCTGTAGTGTAGTCTAGATACATTTCTGCTccagtggtggtggtgaggggggACATACTAGTCAAAGTGGCCAGACTACATAGACCAGATACACCCATCAAGCAGAATTCTAGATATAAACAGTAAAGGTTGATAATAATGTCAGTTCAATGCCAATAGGGTTAGGACTACATATTTATACCCTAACCATAATGTATTACCCTGGATACATTGATACTCTGATACATGTATGAAATGTCTGCTTCTCCAGAGGATCTTTATCATAAAGTGGGAGGTGAGCTGGTGTTGAAACCAGACAAGTCCACAGTGCCACACTCCATCACAAGCATCCTATGGAAGCATGGGAAGGACAAGGTGGCAGAGTGGGACAAGGATTTTGGTGGTCTGGACATCTATGGAGCCTTCAAAGAGCGTACAACCCTGAACCAGACTACTGCAGAGCTGAGAATCAGTGGATTGATGAAAACAGACAGTGGAGTTTATTCTGTGGAGTTCAACAGCAAACTGCTTGACAAGACATATAAACTATCTGTTATCAGTAAGTGTTtctgtgcgtgtctgtgtctgtgtatgtgtggtcATGTAGAAACAGCAGGTTATGTATTGTAGTGCCTCACAAGCATTTTCCCAAATGATTCCTGTTTCTTTCCTCTATTTACAGAGGCAGTCCCCAAACCCACAATTACTTCTTCCTGTAACGCCAACAAAACCTCCTGCACTCTGACCTGTGAAGGTGACACCACTGATGCTGAACCAGTCACCTACAGCTGGAAAGTGGGGGAGGGGGCGTGGGAGGTTGTAGACAAACAGATGAATGTCTCTAAGAGCAACACTGGCAAATCAGCCAATGGTTACAAGTACACCTGCAAGCTGAAGAATGCTGTTAGTGAGGAAGTCAGTGAGCCAGTTGGAGAGGTGTTTGGTCCAGGTGAGTGGACACTCATATAtttcatcctttatttaactaggcaagtcagttaagaacaaattcttattttcaatgacagcctaggaacagtgggttaactgccttgttcaggggcagaacgacagatttttaccttgtcagctcagggattcgaccttgcaacctttcagttcctagtccaacactctaaccgctatgCTACCCTGCCGCCTCATAAGTGTGTTACAATCTTATGTATTGATATGTCAGTAACACTGCTAGTGTGTGGTCATGTGGAAACAGCAGGTTATGTATTGGAGTGCCTCACAAGCATATTCCTAAATTATTCCTGTTTCTTTCCTCTATTTACAGAGGCAGTCACAAAACCCACAGTCACTTATTTCTGTAACCCAGTCTATATAACACAACAGTTGCGTTGCAGTTATGTAGAAACAGCAGGTTGTGCATTGCCTCACAAGCATTTTCCTAAATTATTCCTGTTTCTTTCCTCCATTTACAGAGGCAGTCCCCAAACCCACAATCACTTCTTCCTGTAACCCAGACAAAACCTCCTGCACTCTGACCTGTGAAGGCGACACCACTGATGCTGAACCAGTCACCTACAGCTggaaagtgggagagagagcatGGGAGGTCATAGGAAAACAGCTGATTGTCTCTAAGAGCGACACTGGCAAATCAACCAACAGTTACAAGTACATCTGCAAGCTGAATAACTCTGTTAGTGAGGAAGTCAGTGAGCCAGTTGGAGAGGTGTTTGGTCCAGGTGAGTGGACACTCATAAGTGTGTTACAGTCTTATGTATTGATATGTTAGTAACACTGTGTGAGGCCGTTGGTAAAATTGAATAAAtgcagagtcaggcgcaggacacagttcTGAGTAATAATCCAAGATTTACTCAATCAAAGGTAAGATTCCAACAAGGAACGTATACAATCAACAAAAGCACGAACAACAAGAACCCACATGACAAACAATAAcgcacaaaacagagagggaagccagagggttaaataaggaacataattaatGGAATAGAAATCAGGTGTGTATAATGAAGACAAAACCAAACGGAAATTAAACATGGATTGGTggcgactagaaagccggtgacgtcgaccgccgaacgccgcccgaacaaggagagggaccaactttgacggaagtcgtgacacactgCTAGTGTTGTAGGACATTTTGAGTGCGGCACTATGTTTAATTCCTGATCAACTCCTGTCAAAGTATCAATACAAAATGTGTTTTCATTTCAGAGCCTTTCAATATCGGTGCTGTTGTTGCTTTGGTTGTCGTTACCATTGTTGTCATCGTCTTAACAGGTAAGAACAGCACATCTATAGTAACAGagcactgtacatgtacatagtTCTGAAGCACAGATTGAcataacagcagcaacaacagtgaGCTATACCCCCTGAAGGGGATACCTGGTCTACCTGTATTTACAGTACTGTTCAGGCTACTGCTACAGTCAAGACAAGGGGTTAGATGCACCACCTGCTGTAGGGCACAGTCTTCATAATGTGTCACAGGGAGGCACCAATTTGGACCGGGCACAGTATGGATGATCCTAATCTGAATTAATAATTTAAATGAATGGTAATTACTTTGTGTTAACCTATACATATGAATACATAGCCACAGTCAACATACTATACAACTGTTGTTACAAACAAACTACAAACATGACTTTAAAGAAAAGGCTCACAGTGCCTCTCTGAAGACGATATGGGTGATGAAACCACGGAAAgccattcatttccaatggaagaGAAGCAAAGTGTGTGGGGGACAGTTGGTAGCATGGACGAGGGTTGTGAACAGGGCGGGACTAAAGTTGGGGAAAGCTGAACTTTATGGAAATACTTCCCACCATCGCGGCGTGCTTGAAGTACATCACAACACACACAAGTCAATAAAACATCATGTTAGAAAACTGCTAATAATAAGTAATGGGTAGAATCTGAATTGTTTACTCCTTGCATCTTCTCTCCTCGCTTCCTTCTCAAACCCCATTGGAGGAGAacgtcagaggggagggacctctggctttctcatccactGGGTTTTGAGAAGTAGGAGAGAGGATGCAAGGAGTATGCCATTGTTATTCTCCCCTAGTCGCACCAGTATGCTACATTTTCGATACCATATCGAACCATCCACTATAACTATAATATGTGACTGTGCCTAAGGCCTATCTGCAGGTCCATAAAAGGATGGTTCATTTTGGCTGTGTGTAGCTTTACCATAAGAATGATGGTGTTTCcatggttgggtaggttacatGTAATCAGTCACTCCCAACCCTGGGggcatgtcacgttcctgaccttgttttccttttgtattgttgtgtttagtgggtcaggacgtgagatgggtgggcagtctgtgtttgttctatgttaagtgtcaggtttaattgaccttgtatggctctcaatcagaggcaggtgttttcgttttcctctgattgagagacatacatagggaggttgtttcacattgtttgtcgtgggtggttgtcgctgtgtctgtgtttattgcaccacacggtactgtctcgtctctcgttcgttctttcctgttcatgagtgcattgttttttatgttcaccagttcaggtctgtttaacgtcgtttgttgttttgtagtttatgcaagtataagtttttgtgttcgtcttcgtcagcaaataaatctatatgtattcacaacccgctgcaccttggtttaatccctgctcctcctcttcggatgaagaggaggaggagagtcgttacagaaccacccaccaaattaccagaaccaagcagcggggaaaaggacagcaaccgcagaaatcccaggacttgtggacttgggaggacgagttgaacggagaaggaccctgggcacaggctggggagtatcgccgccccaaagctgagctggaggaagcgaaagctgagcggcggcgatatgaggaggcagcacggcagcgggacaggtacgagaggcaaccccagaaatgttttttggggggggctagagaggagtgtggctaagccaggtagcagacctgagcgcactcctcgtgcttattataagcatcgcgtcactggtcaggcaccgtgttatgcggttaagcgcacggtgtcgccagtgc containing:
- the LOC139532426 gene encoding cell adhesion molecule CEACAM5-like isoform X1, which produces MSKLTLIRLCFWLYLVRTVVSEEDLYHKVGGELVLKPDKSTVPHSITSILWKHGKDKVAEWDKDFGGLDIYGAFKERTTLNQTTAELRISGLMKTDSGVYSVEFNSKLLDKTYKLSVIKAVPKPTITSSCNANKTSCTLTCEGDTTDAEPVTYSWKVGEGAWEVVDKQMNVSKSNTGKSANGYKYTCKLKNAVSEEVSEPVGEVFGPEAVPKPTITSSCNPDKTSCTLTCEGDTTDAEPVTYSWKVGERAWEVIGKQLIVSKSDTGKSTNSYKYICKLNNSVSEEVSEPVGEVFGPEPFNIGAVVALVVVTIVVIVLTGLLVWKKKKGSDVVQPEQDKAEKGQGKEDDKAKANGSAAPGGDLNAAEKGEANGEGSVLLNEDTVKYDNGKGAAEENSAL
- the LOC139532426 gene encoding T-cell surface antigen CD2-like isoform X4 gives rise to the protein MSKLTLIRLCFWLYLVRTVVSEEDLYHKVGGELVLKPDKSTVPHSITSILWKHGKDKVAEWDKDFGGLDIYGAFKERTTLNQTTAELRISGLMKTDSGVYSVEFNSKLLDKTYKLSVIKAVPKPTITSSCNPDKTSCTLTCEGDTTDAEPVTYSWKVGERAWEVIGKQLIVSKSDTGKSTNSYKYICKLNNSVSEEVSEPVGEVFGPEPFNIGAVVALVVVTIVVIVLTGLLVWKKKKGSDVVQPEQDKAEKGQGKEDDKAKANGSAAPGGDLNAAEKGEANGEGSVLLNEDTVKYDNGKGAAEENSAL
- the LOC139532426 gene encoding cell adhesion molecule CEACAM5-like isoform X6 encodes the protein MKTDSGVYSVEFNSKLLDKTYKLSVIKAVPKPTITSSCNANKTSCTLTCEGDTTDAEPVTYSWKVGEGAWEVVDKQMNVSKSNTGKSANGYKYTCKLKNAVSEEVSEPVGEVFGPEAVPKPTITSSCNPDKTSCTLTCEGDTTDAEPVTYSWKVGERAWEVIGKQLIVSKSDTGKSTNSYKYICKLNNSVSEEVSEPVGEVFGPEPFNIGAVVALVVVTIVVIVLTGLLVWKKKKGSDVVQPEQDKAEKGQGKEDDKAKANGSAAPGGDLNAAEKGEANGEGSVLLNEDTVKYDNGKGAAEENSAL
- the LOC139532426 gene encoding cell adhesion molecule CEACAM5-like isoform X3; translation: MSKLTLIRLCFWLYLVRTVVSEEDLYHKVGGELVLKPDKSTVPHSITSILWKHGKDKVAEWDKDFGGLDIYGAFKERTTLNQTTAELRISGLMKTDSGVYSVEFNSKLLDKTYKLSVIKAVPKPTITSSCNANKTSCTLTCEGDTTDAEPVTYSWKVGEGAWEVVDKQMNVSKSNTGKSANGYKYTCKLKNAVSEEVSEPVGEVFGPEAVPKPTITSSCNPDKTSCTLTCEGDTTDAEPVTYSWKVGERAWEVIGKQLIVSKSDTGKSTNSYKYICKLNNSVSEEVSEPVGEVFGPEPFNIGAVVALVVVTIVVIVLTGLLVWKKKKDDKAKANGSAAPGGDLNAAEKGEANGEGSVLLNEDTVKYDNGKGAAEENSAL
- the LOC139532426 gene encoding cell adhesion molecule CEACAM5-like isoform X2 gives rise to the protein MSKLTLIRLCFWLYLVRTVVSEEDLYHKVGGELVLKPDKSTVPHSITSILWKHGKDKVAEWDKDFGGLDIYGAFKERTTLNQTTAELRISGLMKTDSGVYSVEFNSKLLDKTYKLSVIKAVPKPTITSSCNANKTSCTLTCEGDTTDAEPVTYSWKVGEGAWEVVDKQMNVSKSNTGKSANGYKYTCKLKNAVSEEVSEPVGEVFGPEAVPKPTITSSCNPDKTSCTLTCEGDTTDAEPVTYSWKVGERAWEVIGKQLIVSKSDTGKSTNSYKYICKLNNSVSEEVSEPVGEVFGPEPFNIGAVVALVVVTIVVIVLTGLLVWKKKKGSDVVQPEQDDKAKANGSAAPGGDLNAAEKGEANGEGSVLLNEDTVKYDNGKGAAEENSAL
- the LOC139532426 gene encoding SLAM family member 7-like isoform X5, which codes for MSKLTLIRLCFWLYLVRTVVSEEDLYHKVGGELVLKPDKSTVPHSITSILWKHGKDKVAEWDKDFGGLDIYGAFKERTTLNQTTAELRISGLMKTDSGVYSVEFNSKLLDKTYKLSVIKAVPKPTITSSCNANKTSCTLTCEGDTTDAEPVTYSWKVGEGAWEVVDKQMNVSKSNTGKSANGYKYTCKLKNAVSEEVSEPVGEVFGPEPFNIGAVVALVVVTIVVIVLTGLLVWKKKKGSDVVQPEQDKAEKGQGKEDDKAKANGSAAPGGDLNAAEKGEANGEGSVLLNEDTVKYDNGKGAAEENSAL